The DNA region aaataCACAGGCTATTTGATTGAACAGATAGATCATGCTGGCATTTTAGCCACACATGATCCACCCTGAGGTTCCAATAAAGCAGGCGTTCGTCAAAGGCAAGCAATCGAAAAGCAAAACTATTTCCAATTCCATATCGTTTTCACTCAACGTATTCCCATCCCACTTAAGAAAAATCGAGCCGTCGTATCGACACGCCACGCCAAAAGGACCAAAGGAAATTAGTATCCATATAGATCAGTCAAAGAGACACTGTTCCTTTTTCTCAGCATATCCTTCAATGCATTGCTTGTCCCGGGCTCTGTGATCAGCCTTGAATGTCCATCCAGAAAAGAGAGTCCTCGAGATTAACCTCCTTGCAGAACCCTGTGAGCACcgagttcttccttccaggtccAGTTCCGCACCATCGTCCCCCGCATCAGAAGGGCTGGCACGTCCACCGGTGTTCCACGTTCCCCGAGCGGTGCGAtgccttgctctcctcctccacctccttcacTGGGTGCGGTGTACCTGACAACAAATCATACGGAGACGGCCTTTAGCAGAAACGGCTCTGAAGAAGCCTCTCCCAGAAAATGCCCAGCAGCTCAAGGGTCCGGGCACGAGTTCTTACCGACCAAGGAGCTGAAACCAGCCAAGATGCTTCCTCAGTAGAAGCAGACCGTGTGCAGAAAGCTCCTTCCTGTTTTCTCCTCGGCCGCCTGGAGCAGTTCGGCCAGACGACTTTGCGTGTCGTCTGCCTGCTGGAGACCCTGGCAGAGCTCACAGATGATCGAGGCTCCAAGGCTGGCTGCCTCCAGGGTGTCGTCTACGTCCACGTTGACGACCGGCACAGGCTGCCAGGTCTCCTGGTCCCTGGCGCACAGGTCGGCCACCACCCGGTTATAGGCCCTCTGCCCACAGGTGAAGATGATGTCAAAGGGATCTGGGCACTCTTGAAACCTTTCTGGGCCAGGCTTgattctctcatttcttctcagGATGCGTAAGACTCCATTCCTTTGGTAGTGCTTTTGGTCTTTAGAGGAGAGGTCGCTGTGCATCTTCTTATAGGGCGTGGAGAAGTCGTAGAGCACGGGTGGCTTGCGTGGCCCTCCTGGGAGCCTCACGTGGGATCCGGCTCCAAAAGACCTGACATGGAACCCGTTCTTCCTGAGGACGCGGTGGGCTTCCATGCTCCTGTTGACATTGCTCATGCAGACCACGGCCACCCTGAgcggggaggagggcatggcggcaGCCTCTTGGGACTCCAGCTGGACAGGAGGGCTTCAGGGTCCGAGGGGGACTCTGAAGGCCAGGGAGATGACCGGCTGTGTCCACTTTTCTAGTGAGCATTTgaatcagagaagagagaaggccTTCACATGGAGGCGTGGGCCCAAGGTGGGCGGAGACCTCTTGATTGGATAGTGGCTTAACTCTTGAGAGACTGGATGTAGACAGTGGACCCAATGGGGTGACCAGAACAACCCGGTGACCCAGTCGCCCAACTCGACTGCCAGGAGGTGCCCATCCGGCTCCCTTGCCACCCCAGAGTCCTTTGCCAGGGACAGTTATCCCTGTGCGTGCCTGTGTGTTTGAGGCTGagattgctaagttgcttcagtcctgcccgactctgtgtgaccccatggacagcagcccacctggctcctctgtccacgggattctccaggcgggaatactgaggtgggttgccgtttccttccccagaggctaAGACTGGTACTAGACCAAACAACCTGACGACTCTCCAGCTTCTCACTTTCCCCTCCAGTGTCCTGAAGACATGCAAAGGGAAAAGGCCTGTGAAATTCCCAGGCCTTCTAATCCTATGGTACAATCAATCACACTGGTTGCTCCAAAGATTTTCACATTAGAACTGATACTCCAGGAGTGCACTTCTGTCAAATCCTAGGGAGACATTCATGATTCTCCCAGTCAATGGGCAAAAGGATTCACCAGTGGCAAAAGCAACCTCTGGAAATAATGCCTGCTGCTTCCATCGGGTTTCACAAGTTGAAGGAACACCACATTTTCTCCACTGCCTTTTCTTCACTTCATCAGGAATCTCCAGGGATCCAGGCCGAGTCTGCCTCCCTTGTCTCCAAAAGCGACTGGGTCTGAGCATCCCACCGTCAGAACAGAAGGCTTCTCGCTACCTTTCTCCACTTGCCTCATTGCCAAAGCAACTGATACACAGCTCAAAGCTGGGATCGGGACACTGACCGCTAACGAGACTGAATGCTGTCACTTCAAAATGTCAGGGCACGTGGGGGCAACGGTCTCTTCATAGGGCCATGGACTGAATGCTCCAATCAATCTATCCATTGGAGTGTA from Capricornis sumatraensis isolate serow.1 unplaced genomic scaffold, serow.2 scaffold102, whole genome shotgun sequence includes:
- the LOC138072519 gene encoding RNA polymerase II subunit A C-terminal domain phosphatase SSU72 like protein 3-like codes for the protein MPSSPLRVAVVCMSNVNRSMEAHRVLRKNGFHVRSFGAGSHVRLPGGPRKPPVLYDFSTPYKKMHSDLSSKDQKHYQRNGVLRILRRNERIKPGPERFQECPDPFDIIFTCGQRAYNRVVADLCARDQETWQPVPVVNVDVDDTLEAASLGASIICELCQGLQQADDTQSRLAELLQAAEEKTGRSFLHTVCFY